In Emys orbicularis isolate rEmyOrb1 chromosome 12, rEmyOrb1.hap1, whole genome shotgun sequence, one genomic interval encodes:
- the LOC135886633 gene encoding olfactory receptor 6N1-like — protein sequence MKPTGNKCQGNQTTVTEFILLGFGDLPGLHVLLFLLFLVIYIVTMAGNILIVVLVVTDQHLHTPMYFFLGNLSCLETSYTSTMLPRMLDSLLTGDRTISVTSCIIQLYFFGSLAGTECCLLSVMSYDRYLAICKPLHYATLMNGRLCLQLAVGSWIGGFVSVAFLISVISQLTFCGPNEIDHFFCDFSPIMKLSCSDTHWLEVSAVIHSSLFTFPPFLLTLASYVSIITTILRIPSTIGRQKAFSTCSSHLIVVTIFYGTLIIVYLLSDSDALRVLNKVCSVFYGVLTPLVNPLIYSLRNKEVKEALRKALLRFFVFYRSTGISG from the coding sequence ATGAAACCCACAGGAAACAAATGCCAGGGAAATCAAACGACCGTgacagaattcatcctcctgggatttgggGATCTCCCTGGACTTCAcgttcttctcttcctgctgttcctagtgatctacattgtgaccatggctgggaacatCCTCATTGTTGTGCTAGTTGTGACTGATCAGCACCTGCATACCCCAATGtatttcttcctggggaacttgtcctgcttggagaccagCTACACCTCTACCATGCTGCCTAGGATGTTAgacagtctcctgactggggacagaaccatttctgttaCCAGCTGCATCATACAATTATATTTCTTTGGTTCTCTGGCAGGCACAGAATGTTGTCTACTATCtgtgatgtcttatgatcggtatttagcgatatgcAAACCTCTGCATTATGCAACCCTGATGAATGGCAGGTTATGCCTCCAGCTAGCGGTCGGGTCATGGATAGGTGGATTTGTGTCTGTTGCCTTTTTAATATCTGTGATTTCACAATTAACATTCTGTGGCCCCAacgaaattgaccatttcttttgtgattttagTCCAATAATGAAACTGTCCTGCAGTGACACTCACTGGCTGGAGGTTTCGGCTGTCATACATTCCTCCCTATTCACATTTCCTCCATTTCTGTTGACCCTTGCATCTTATGTTAGTATCATCACCACTATCCTGAGAATCCCGTCCACCATTGGGagacaaaaggccttttccacctgctcttcccacctcattgtggtgacaattttctatggaacCCTCATCATTGTGTATCTACTATCGGACTCTGATGCACTGAGGGTCTTGAACAAAGTGTGCTCTGTTTTCTATGGAGTCCTGACCCCTTTGGtcaaccccctcatctacagcctgagaaacaaggaaGTAAAGGAAGCCTTGAGAAAAGCTCTCCTTAGATTTTTTGTCTTTTACAGGAGTACAGGCATTTCAGGCTAA
- the LOC135886634 gene encoding olfactory receptor 6N1-like isoform X2 yields the protein MEVKNQMNITEFILLGFGDLPQLHILLFLVFLVIYAVTVAGNILIIVLVVMDQHLHTPMYFFLGNLSCLETCYTSTILPRVLASLLTGDRTISVTGCIAQLYVFGSLAGTECFLLSVMSYDRYLAICKPLHYAVVMNGRLCLQLVVGLWIGGFMSVSIFIFMISQLTFCGPNEIDHFFCDFRPIIKLSCTDTHMVEVASFISSSIFTLPPFLLTVASYVYIISTILRIPSTTGRQKAFSTCSSHLIVVTIFYGTLIMVYLVSESDALRDLNKVFSVFYGVLTPLLNPLIYSLRNKEVKEALRKALLRFFVF from the exons atggaggttaa AAATCAAATGAacatcacagaattcatcctcctgggatttgggGATCTCCCTCAACTTCATATTCTTCTTTTCCTGGTGTTTCTAGTGATCTATGCTGTGACCGTGGCTGGGAACATCCTCATCATTGTGCTAGTTGTGAtggatcagcaccttcacacccccatgtacttcttcctggggaacttgtcctgcttggagacctgctacacctccaccatcctgcccagggtgctggccagtctcctgactggggacagaaccatttctgttaCGGGCTGCATTGCACAATTATATGTCTTTGGTTCTCTAGCAGGCACAGAATGTTTTCTCTTATCTGTGATGTcctatgatcggtatttagcgatatgcAAACCTCTGCATTACGCAGTAGTTATGAATGGCAGGTTGTGCCTCCAGCTAGTAGTTGGGTTGTGGATAGGGGGATTTATGTCTGTTTCCATCTTTATATTTATGATTTCACAATTAAcattctgtggccccaatgaaattgaccatttcttttgtgattttcGTCCAATAATAAAACTCTCCTGCACTGACACCCACATGGTGGAAGTTGCTAGTTTCATATCTTCCTCCATATTCACCCTGCCTCCATTTCTATTGACGGTGGCATCCTATGTTTATATCATTTCTACCATCCTGcgaatcccttccaccaccgggaggcaaaaggccttttccacttgctcctctcacctcattgtggtgacaattttctatgggacTCTCATCATGGTGTATTTGGTCTCAGAGTCTGATGCATTGAGGGACCTgaacaaagtgttctctgtcttctATGGAGTCCTGACCCCATTGCTCAACCCCCTCatatacagcctgagaaacaaggaggTAAAGGAAGCCTTGAGAAAAGCTCTCcttagattttttgttttttaa
- the LOC135886634 gene encoding olfactory receptor 6N1-like isoform X1, whose translation MKLMTNIHERNQMNITEFILLGFGDLPQLHILLFLVFLVIYAVTVAGNILIIVLVVMDQHLHTPMYFFLGNLSCLETCYTSTILPRVLASLLTGDRTISVTGCIAQLYVFGSLAGTECFLLSVMSYDRYLAICKPLHYAVVMNGRLCLQLVVGLWIGGFMSVSIFIFMISQLTFCGPNEIDHFFCDFRPIIKLSCTDTHMVEVASFISSSIFTLPPFLLTVASYVYIISTILRIPSTTGRQKAFSTCSSHLIVVTIFYGTLIMVYLVSESDALRDLNKVFSVFYGVLTPLLNPLIYSLRNKEVKEALRKALLRFFVF comes from the coding sequence ATGAAATTGATGACAAACATACATGAGAGAAATCAAATGAacatcacagaattcatcctcctgggatttgggGATCTCCCTCAACTTCATATTCTTCTTTTCCTGGTGTTTCTAGTGATCTATGCTGTGACCGTGGCTGGGAACATCCTCATCATTGTGCTAGTTGTGAtggatcagcaccttcacacccccatgtacttcttcctggggaacttgtcctgcttggagacctgctacacctccaccatcctgcccagggtgctggccagtctcctgactggggacagaaccatttctgttaCGGGCTGCATTGCACAATTATATGTCTTTGGTTCTCTAGCAGGCACAGAATGTTTTCTCTTATCTGTGATGTcctatgatcggtatttagcgatatgcAAACCTCTGCATTACGCAGTAGTTATGAATGGCAGGTTGTGCCTCCAGCTAGTAGTTGGGTTGTGGATAGGGGGATTTATGTCTGTTTCCATCTTTATATTTATGATTTCACAATTAAcattctgtggccccaatgaaattgaccatttcttttgtgattttcGTCCAATAATAAAACTCTCCTGCACTGACACCCACATGGTGGAAGTTGCTAGTTTCATATCTTCCTCCATATTCACCCTGCCTCCATTTCTATTGACGGTGGCATCCTATGTTTATATCATTTCTACCATCCTGcgaatcccttccaccaccgggaggcaaaaggccttttccacttgctcctctcacctcattgtggtgacaattttctatgggacTCTCATCATGGTGTATTTGGTCTCAGAGTCTGATGCATTGAGGGACCTgaacaaagtgttctctgtcttctATGGAGTCCTGACCCCATTGCTCAACCCCCTCatatacagcctgagaaacaaggaggTAAAGGAAGCCTTGAGAAAAGCTCTCcttagattttttgttttttaa